The Herpetosiphonaceae bacterium nucleotide sequence GATCCTGTACTACCAGTTCGGCGTTAACGCCATGGCCGACGGCTGCACCGCGTTTGCGATCATGCCCGACCGCACGGCGAATGGGCATCTGATCATCGGGCAGAACTGGGACTGGATTCCGCAGGTGCAGGGCGCGATCCTGCACACCGTCGAGGCCGATGGGCTGGAGACGATCGCGTTTACCGAGGCCGGGATCGTCGGCGGCAAGATCGGGCTGAACTCGGCGGGGCTGGGCCTGGCGATCAACGGCATCACCTCCACCGACGATGACTGGTCGCGGCTGAGCAAGCCGTTCCATGTGCGCTGCTACGAGATTATGCGCTCCCGCAACTTCGACGCGGCGGCGCGGATCGTCACCGGCACGCAGCGAGCCTGCTCCACCAACTTTTTGATCGCGCAGGCGCCGGATCGGATCGTGAACATCGAGGCCGCGCCCGACAACGTACACGTCCTCGACTGTGAGGATGGCTGCGTCGTCCACACGAACCATTTTGTGGACCCTGCCGGAGCGGGCATCGTCGAGCCGCCGAGCACGCGCCGCCCGTACTCCTACCATCGCCGGTCGCGGATGCGCGCGCTGTTGACTGCCAGGGGCACGCACACCATCAGCGAGCTGCAAGCCTACCTGTGCGATCACCAGGAGTATCCGTACTCGATCTGCCGCCACGAAGATCCCGCCGGTCCAGCCGCCGAGCAGTACAGGACGATCACCGCCGTGCTGATGGATCTGCATGAGCGGCGGATCTGGCTGAGCGACGGGACGCCGTGCGTGAGTGAGTTCGAGGAGCTACGTCTTGACGCTGAAAAGCCGCTTGTTGGTGATCGATCAGGGAACCATGGAGGCAGGGTTGGATCGATCGAGCGTTGAGATGAATCCAGCGTTCCTCACCGTACGTCAGGCAACGCCCGAAGATTTCGATCGTATCCGAGCGTTTTACGCACCGCTCGTCAGGAAACAGATCAACCCCGACGAGCGAT carries:
- a CDS encoding C45 family peptidase — encoded protein: MSLPILHLHGTPYDQGRQHGAALRDRIEHNLAVYFDRFEHEGRVARPEVLARAQSYRETIADHSRDYFDGLRGVADGSGCDLLELIALNVRYEILYYQFGVNAMADGCTAFAIMPDRTANGHLIIGQNWDWIPQVQGAILHTVEADGLETIAFTEAGIVGGKIGLNSAGLGLAINGITSTDDDWSRLSKPFHVRCYEIMRSRNFDAAARIVTGTQRACSTNFLIAQAPDRIVNIEAAPDNVHVLDCEDGCVVHTNHFVDPAGAGIVEPPSTRRPYSYHRRSRMRALLTARGTHTISELQAYLCDHQEYPYSICRHEDPAGPAAEQYRTITAVLMDLHERRIWLSDGTPCVSEFEELRLDAEKPLVGDRSGNHGGRVGSIER